One Mercenaria mercenaria strain notata chromosome 12, MADL_Memer_1, whole genome shotgun sequence DNA segment encodes these proteins:
- the LOC128547108 gene encoding uncharacterized protein LOC128547108 → MFHTPDYYHNISMRLSAVLDDIGVNENIVMKRRRTYLLSETMHTIRMRANGRQTTIYDLGSQSEGTTTPRLQSDLDKLFCADRVIVIQDWSEWTPGKYNYLMIQNETTPPGYCRLQLLRPDAPLPVTHETGNDIADDTQGRILLKNTIIDTLVEGGLQRDGPSVALLGVGPDFRAKDSVFAYPCKSWPQSPRAWLHQQETNTWPTAEMIRYAKSTKCFVVGVGSRASENATFEWRLSTALAERCLMFSLNITQIKCYILMKMILKTYMYINAESYISSFMCKTVLFHCIASKPSCVWKECNILNCLNYCLFTLNNCLLNEHCPHFIVHENNLMAGKLSAEVKQQLLERMSTLVSSDGISLFGIQIDNLGERLQIKLNMINEVHHDILQPDECTMLVTSNLLVENVLHIKKIGDRNSETLLQKVIQLERYYRAGDMLEKTACRLLIPLLCTSIGSLIASQNIQINSTVSPQALTWIEAGLDSDAASSRLKLASIMYCVGNAEITALILSHIEEQYKIEVIEPMCNCYNFHTPYFRRGFGRLSSQYGVEALKYIVAFCVKFFTSEINCVPHELQYEMFRSTQEDLLHRGRPDNWMDCAVVDSLPYLYFLQYKTYSFLQRPEEQQQALTKLGWVIRTEDNLGHRETALNLLGQCMEQENRPVDALQCYRSSLGLRERNNAAKIHICRCLANTVS, encoded by the coding sequence ATGTTTCATACACCAGATTACTATCATAATATATCCATGAGACTATCTGCGGTACTAGATGATATTggagtaaatgaaaatattgtgatgaagAGGAGGAGGACATATTTACTGAGTGAAACTATGCACACAATCCGTATGAGAGCAAATGGTAGACAAACAACTATCTATGATTTAGGCAGTCAATCAGAAGGCACCACAACACCAAGACTGCAATCAGATTTAGACAAACTTTTCTGTGCGGATCGTGTCATTGTGATACAGGACTGGTCTGAGTGGACTCCAGGTAAATATAACTACCTGATGATCCAGAATGAAACAACACCACCTGGTTATTGTCGTCTACAGTTACTTAGACCTGATGCTCCACTTCCTGTAACACATGAAACAGGCAATGACATCGCAGATGATACACAAGGACGGATCTTGTTAAAGAACACAATAATTGATACTTTGGTGGAAGGAGGCCTCCAGCGAGATGGACCATCAGTAGCATTGTTAGGTGTAGGACCAGATTTTCGTGCTAAAGACTCTGTATTTGCATATCCTTGTAAATCATGGCCCCAGTCACCAAGAGCTTGGCTGCATCAGCAAGAAACAAATACATGGCCAACAGCAGAAATGATAAGATATGCAAAATCAACAAAGtgttttgttgttggtgttggcAGCAGAGCAAGTGAAAATGCAACCTTTGAATGGAGACTTTCTACCGCATTAGCTGAACGCTGCTTGATGTTCAGTTTGAATATTACTCAGATAAAATGTTAcatcttaatgaaaatgattcttaagacatacatgtatattaatgcTGAAAgttacatttcaagtttcatgtgtaaaactgttttatttcactgtatagcAAGTAAACCTTCATGTGTATGGAAGGAGTGTAATATATTAAACTGTTTAAATTACTGTCTATTTACACTGAACAATTGTTTATTGAATGAACACTGTCcccatttcattgttcatgaaaataatttaatggCAGGAAAATTGTCTGCTGAAGTCAAACAGCAGTTACTTGAAAGAATGTCAACTTTGGTATCATCTGATGGCATTTCTCTTTTTGGAATTCAGATTGACAACCTCGGTGAAAGACTTCAGATTAAGCTCAATATGATAAATGAAGTACATCACGATATACTACAGCCAGATGAGTGCACAATGCTTGTAACGAGTAATTTATTAGTTGAAAATGTTTTACACATAAAGAAGATAGGAGATAGAAATTCAGAAACACTATTACAGAAAGTGATACAACTAGAAAGATACTACAGAGCTGGTGACATGTTAGAAAAGACAGCATGCAGACTTCTAATACCTCTACTCTGTACCTCAATAGGATCTCTGATAGCCTCACAGAATATTCAAATTAACAGCACAGTTTCTCCTCAAGCACTTACATGGATCGAAGCTGGACTTGATTCAGATGCTGCTTCAAGCAGACTAAAACTTGCATCTATAATGTACTGTGTAGGTAATGCAGAAATAACTGCTTTAATTCTTTCTCATATAGAAGAACAATATAAAATAGAAGTTATCGAGCCCATGTGTAACTGCTATAATTTCCATACACCTTATTTTAGGAGAGGATTTGGTCGCCTTTCTAGTCAATATGGTGTAGAAGCTTTAAAGTATATTGTtgcattttgtgtaaaatttttcaCTTCTGAAATAAACTGTGTACCACATGAACTTCAGTATGAAATGTTTAGGTCAACACAAGAGGACCTGCTACATAGAGGTAGACCTGATAACTGGATGGACTGTGCTGTAGTAGACTCACTTCCATACCTTTACTTTCTACAATACAAGACATACAGTTTCCTGCAGAGACCCGAGGAACAGCAACAAGCACTGACCAAACTTGGTTGGGTCATTAGAACAGAAGACAACCTTGGACACAGAGAAACAGCATTGAATTTACTAGGCCAGTGCATGGAACAAGAGAACAGACCTGTTGATGCTCTGCAATGTTATAGGTCATCTTTAGGCCTCAGAGAAAGAAACAATGCTGCTAAAATTCATATCTGCAGGTGTTTAGCTAATACAGTCTCATAA